One window of the Lentimicrobiaceae bacterium genome contains the following:
- a CDS encoding 3'-5' exonuclease: MDRIKNILFLDIETVPNCSKFDLLSEQEKYLWQKKSQQLKYYKDNNPDDDQNYNYERAGIYAEFGKIVCISVGYYANDQFRIKSFAGHDEKALLNDFAALLNNYFNKSNTQLCAHNGKEFDFPYISRRMIIHKIKLPAVLDNSGKKPWEVNHLDTMEMWKFGDYKNYTSLELLAYIMNIPTPKSDIDGSMVADVYYKEKNLERIVNYCNMDVLTVARIYCYMKNLSYIADEDVVVV; this comes from the coding sequence ATGGACAGAATTAAAAACATTCTATTTCTTGATATAGAAACCGTTCCCAATTGTTCGAAATTTGATTTGCTTAGCGAGCAAGAAAAATATCTGTGGCAAAAAAAGTCGCAGCAATTGAAATATTATAAGGACAATAATCCCGACGATGACCAAAATTACAATTACGAAAGAGCCGGCATTTACGCCGAATTTGGTAAAATTGTGTGTATTTCTGTGGGCTACTATGCAAATGATCAGTTCAGAATAAAAAGTTTTGCCGGACACGATGAAAAAGCTTTGCTTAACGATTTCGCAGCTCTGCTTAACAATTATTTTAACAAAAGCAACACCCAACTGTGTGCCCATAATGGCAAAGAATTCGACTTCCCGTATATTTCACGACGAATGATTATTCATAAGATAAAACTTCCTGCTGTTTTGGATAATAGCGGCAAAAAGCCGTGGGAAGTGAACCATTTAGACACTATGGAAATGTGGAAGTTCGGCGATTATAAAAATTACACTTCGTTGGAACTCTTAGCTTACATTATGAATATACCGACACCAAAATCGGATATTGACGGTAGTATGGTTGCCGATGTTTATTACAAAGAAAAGAATTTGGAAAGGATTGTAAATTACTGCAATATGGACGTTTTAACAGTAGCTCGTATATATTGTTATATGAAAAACTTGAGTTACATTGCCGACGAAGATGTTGTAGTTGTTTAA
- the mnmD gene encoding tRNA (5-methylaminomethyl-2-thiouridine)(34)-methyltransferase MnmD — MKLYPFSVVEIVNTLDGSATLYNKEVNQHYHSVNGAVSESMLVFIEYGLDFCIKNSKTINILEIGYGTGLNVLLTLNRVRNSSDITVKYDAVEAFPLQNSVISSVLSNANINQTDIEKFCGISQSEPCELGENFTLTKIHETVQNVKLPDSFYNLVYFDAFDYMAQPEMWSEQVFTKLYKAMDKGGVLVTYSCKGVVKQNLKQSGFVIEKLPGPAGKREVLRAIKP; from the coding sequence TTGAAACTATATCCTTTCAGCGTGGTTGAAATAGTAAATACTCTCGACGGTTCCGCAACTTTGTACAACAAAGAAGTCAATCAGCATTATCATTCTGTAAACGGTGCTGTTTCCGAATCAATGTTGGTTTTTATTGAATACGGACTCGATTTCTGTATTAAAAATTCAAAAACCATAAATATTTTGGAAATCGGATACGGAACAGGACTCAATGTTTTACTTACGTTAAACAGAGTTAGAAACTCATCGGATATAACAGTAAAATACGATGCTGTCGAAGCTTTTCCCTTGCAGAACAGCGTCATTAGTTCGGTGTTATCTAATGCCAATATAAACCAAACAGATATTGAGAAGTTTTGCGGAATAAGTCAATCCGAACCATGTGAGCTTGGCGAAAACTTTACTCTGACTAAAATTCACGAAACTGTACAGAATGTAAAATTACCCGATAGTTTTTATAATCTCGTGTATTTCGATGCTTTCGACTACATGGCTCAGCCCGAAATGTGGAGCGAGCAGGTTTTTACAAAGCTTTACAAAGCAATGGACAAAGGTGGTGTACTTGTAACATATTCGTGCAAGGGTGTTGTTAAGCAAAACTTAAAGCAGTCGGGATTTGTTATTGAAAAACTGCCCGGACCGGCAGGTAAACGCGAAGTACTCAGAGCCATTAAACCCTGA
- a CDS encoding homocysteine S-methyltransferase family protein — protein MISNILIADGATGTYLLNELNNSQSVQLTDLLNINNPDLVKKAHDNYYRAGANIIKTNTFNSQYVSLNKYGFGNEFEEINRTAAKIANDCRDKWNALTPDIVRYVAGNIGSSDFCIDKEKAEKLKLNYISPSDYENSCFRQAEILIDAKVDFIWLETFFISENTAIALNAVKNAFEKLNTEPKIIITFSLNQAGNVLIDNTPIENVADILKKFPIMACGVNCNYDYSTLNNFLTNMSALVDIPFVISPSAGIIGEDGNFLMSATQIAEMLFELSKNYNVKIVGSCCGSTPEYTKAIVDLLRCV, from the coding sequence ATGATTTCAAATATATTAATTGCCGATGGTGCTACAGGCACATATCTATTAAACGAGTTGAACAATAGCCAAAGCGTTCAACTAACCGATTTGCTTAACATAAACAATCCCGATTTGGTTAAAAAAGCGCACGACAATTATTATAGAGCAGGAGCCAACATTATAAAGACTAACACCTTTAACTCGCAGTATGTGAGTTTGAATAAATACGGTTTTGGTAATGAATTTGAAGAAATTAATCGTACAGCAGCCAAAATCGCTAATGATTGCAGAGATAAATGGAATGCGTTAACTCCCGATATTGTTCGTTACGTTGCCGGAAATATTGGTTCAAGCGATTTTTGTATTGATAAAGAAAAAGCTGAGAAACTAAAATTAAATTATATTTCTCCTTCTGATTACGAAAACAGTTGCTTTCGGCAAGCCGAGATATTGATTGATGCCAAGGTTGATTTTATTTGGTTAGAAACATTTTTTATCTCTGAAAATACGGCAATTGCCTTAAATGCGGTAAAAAATGCTTTTGAAAAGTTAAATACAGAACCAAAAATCATTATTACATTTTCGCTAAATCAGGCGGGCAATGTTTTGATTGATAATACTCCCATAGAAAACGTAGCCGATATATTAAAAAAGTTTCCTATAATGGCTTGTGGTGTGAATTGCAACTACGATTATTCGACTTTAAATAATTTTCTAACTAACATGTCGGCACTTGTTGATATTCCGTTTGTAATTTCGCCTTCGGCAGGTATTATTGGCGAAGACGGCAATTTTTTAATGTCGGCAACACAAATAGCTGAAATGCTTTTTGAATTAAGCAAAAATTACAATGTAAAGATTGTTGGAAGCTGCTGCGGCTCAACGCCTGAATATACCAAAGCTATTGTTGATTTGCTCAGATGTGTTTAA
- a CDS encoding DUF4296 domain-containing protein, which produces MRTKSLIILLLAILTVSCGYWERKRQNILPERDVVDLLTDLYITNSYIHTSKDSLVLAGRSDSLWNRAVFTTVFEEHNTTPEELQKSLLYYSSKLKTLENIYDEVIAKLVVIEAENQAAQQQIPN; this is translated from the coding sequence TTGCGTACAAAGTCATTAATAATATTGCTGTTGGCAATACTCACAGTTTCGTGTGGATATTGGGAAAGAAAGCGACAAAACATACTTCCCGAAAGAGATGTTGTTGATTTGCTAACCGACTTGTACATTACCAATTCTTACATACACACTTCGAAAGACAGTTTGGTTTTGGCAGGCAGAAGCGACTCATTGTGGAATAGAGCCGTTTTTACTACTGTTTTTGAAGAGCATAATACCACACCCGAAGAACTGCAAAAAAGTTTGTTGTACTATTCATCGAAACTTAAAACTTTAGAAAATATATACGACGAAGTTATAGCCAAACTTGTGGTTATTGAAGCGGAAAATCAGGCTGCGCAACAGCAGATACCGAATTAA
- a CDS encoding OmpH family outer membrane protein: protein MTDQINDYTPENPIDDSHTNTIAEQNTNKKDNKSLIALIISIIALVGVVVLLIMQTGTKTDKIDLTHSKLSSSGGLRIAYINNDSILQNYSLVKEMHEQLESKTKRYENDIASKMKVLEKEVAYFEEQVQKQTISNESAQEIYAQIMQKQQDIYKLQEQYSLQLQKEELELNIALIDTVMNFLNRYNHNYKFDYILGINKGGNVLLANDTLDITDKVLKELNEEYRIKNKSKK, encoded by the coding sequence ATGACTGACCAAATTAATGATTATACACCCGAAAACCCGATCGACGATAGCCATACAAACACTATCGCCGAACAAAACACAAACAAAAAAGACAACAAAAGTCTGATTGCACTTATTATAAGCATTATTGCTCTTGTGGGTGTTGTTGTTTTGCTTATAATGCAAACGGGAACAAAAACTGATAAAATCGACTTAACTCATAGTAAACTCAGTAGCAGTGGCGGTTTGAGGATTGCTTATATAAACAACGACAGCATTTTGCAAAACTATTCGTTGGTTAAAGAAATGCATGAGCAATTAGAAAGTAAAACCAAGAGATATGAAAACGATATTGCTTCAAAGATGAAAGTTTTGGAAAAAGAAGTTGCTTATTTTGAAGAACAAGTTCAAAAACAAACTATTAGCAACGAAAGTGCTCAAGAAATTTACGCTCAGATTATGCAAAAGCAACAAGACATATATAAGTTACAAGAACAATATTCGTTGCAGCTGCAGAAGGAAGAGTTGGAGCTTAATATTGCTCTTATCGATACTGTTATGAATTTTTTGAACAGATATAACCACAACTACAAATTCGACTATATTCTTGGTATCAATAAAGGTGGTAATGTTCTGTTGGCAAACGATACACTCGATATTACCGACAAAGTTTTGAAAGAACTAAACGAAGAATATCGAATTAAAAATAAATCGAAAAAATAA